TGTAGTTGCTGGTGAGGTTTGGTGCACTCAATAATTGGACCTACacaatctttttaaaatccaataATAAGATTTTCACGTTTAAACATTTTGTCACAGTGCCGTGAACTAAGTGTATGAATTCACACTTGCATATAAGaataacaacaaacaaaacaaatgaaaatgttctgatTAGTTTTAACTCGGACTGCTCTGAGTGCTATTTATAAAATactaacacaaatatttttaataacctATGGTGTCTTAACAGACGAAgccatttaatttcaaaatgtaccACTTACTGATAGTAAATCTATataactcatttttttaaaaattgctaacATGGTGCAcctcaaagaaattatttagctCTATCCTGGAAGGGAAAAATTTACTCCTGGCTGAAGTGGTGCTAGATATACCATGCTTTGAGCTGCCTGCCTTTCAACATGCAGCCTGTTTGTCTGCCGTCATGCAATTTGCTCCCAGAAATGCCTTGTGCTTTACTTTTCCATTCATGTTTCCAGAGCTGTATGTTAAGCGCAGCACTGTTTCTCATGGAAGGACAGACCTACTTCAGAAACTGGTTTATAGCCATTGATTTAATGGATAGAAATTAATAATAGTGTCATTGCACTGATTCTCAGACAGTTGTccctttatttcaaataataaataagctTTTACTTTTGAGCCAAATGTATATAGCCAgaattgttttctgtaactGGAGTTGAGAAGAAATGGTAGGATATTAAGACTGTAcataagtgaaatatttttctttgctagaaATCTGGTTTTGAATCTAACAGTATGTTGTCTGTATTATGTGAATATAAACTAGAGAGGCACTGTGAATGTTATGGTGATAGAATTCTACCTCCCTCTAGTTGCCGTCATcccatttttgtttccattatgtgccttattaaaaatgtcaagGTTTCCAAGATGCTACGTAATGGGTCAACAGCTTTTTCATACAATCTCCACAAGATGACTCTGATCACATTTTTCATATCAACAAATCCAGCAGAATGCGAGACTCTCGGGCCAGGAAGCCTAGATGCTGTTGGGCAAGTCTAGAACCAGGGACATGTTCCAGGATCATAACCGTGACAACCTGTCATCATCCTTCCCTGGGCAGGGGCTCCCCAAAGAGCTGAGGCAGAGGTCTAGGGTTCCCTAGGAGCTTAGGGGAAGTCTGGAAGCCAGAAGCCAAACACAGAACATCAGGGGTGGCCCTAGGGCCTGCAAGGCTCATACAAAACCCAGCAGGGGAGTCGAGACACTATTGGAAAAACCTGTAACCCACTGTGGAGCTAGCATCGGGCATACAAACTTGGAGGCATACATGAAATTCTGCAATTACCATACACTAAAACATCTGTGTTCTACTAGTTCCAGCCTGTAAAGGTGGCTGTCTACAGAGAATCTACAAGGAGATTAGTGTAATAAAATCAAGTCACAACTTAGAAGTGCATCTGTAATTGCACTGTGACAGAAAGTAGCATCAAGGattcttaggtttttttcttggtggttCCTGCACCAAATGTGCTCAGtctgccattttttcccctagagCTCAGGCACGCTTACACTGTCATTTGATAATGAGGCTGGGTTCATTTATCATCAATAGTAGTAAAGGTACCGAAGGATAAATTATGCCCCGTGACACCTTAGCAATCAAACTGCCATAACTGATTGAAGATAACTATATTATTGATGGTGCATAGGAAAGGACAagatttacttttctcttttgctcgCTGTCTGTCTTTATGACTGACAAGAATAGAGGgcaagaaagatttattttcagcGCTGAAGTCAACAAGCATGCTTCTGAATAAACAGAGCAGGTCTTTCTAAAGGCAAAGCACCCTATTTATGTGGTCACTTTTCAGAGTAAAACTGCACTTTAAGTCTAGGTTTATTCTTCTAAATAATGATGCTGGTGTGTGTTGGTGCACTTTGTGTAATTCTAGAGAAACTGCAAATTCAATAGGATGTTTTATAAAGCTTTAGTCTTCAAACAGTTATATTTCACTGGGTTTTAATGTAGTTATGTGTGATGAGTCTTTCAATAAAATAAGTTGCATGTAATATGCTAATTTTAGTCATCCTGTTATTAACCAAATCTGATGTCTGATGACTGCATGATTTTTAAGTAGGTAGAATGATGTCAGTACAGTTTTGTCTACACAAACCAGAACATTGTTCAAAAATTACACTGACTGCTGAATATGGATCTTTTGTTTTACTAGTGGGATCCAGAAACCTGCCTGTTACAACACTAGAAGTAACTGCACACTGACAATCTACTGTTCCAATCAGTTATAAATATCAGCATCACAGTCAGTGATGTGACATATTCAAAAACGTTAGGCAGGTATAACTTTCAAGAGTGGCCCAGATCTAAAAGAGAATCTATATACTTGAAAATGTAAGGTTTGTAAATAATGCAGTTCACTGAACTTCTTTATAAAAGAGTTATAATGCATTCACAGATGTTCTACAAacaaaaatgaggcttttttttttttacatcactgCATTTGGTTCTGCTCTATTAAGAGAACATAGGGCCCTTATACCACACATGTAATTcagacttaaaatattttataaatactgcaacagcagcaggaactACTTTATCTACTTCTGTAATGAGGCCACATCCTTAATGGAATGTGTTAGATGCTCAATGCTGCACAGCAGTTaagatggaaatggaaaaacattctttccacaaaaagaaaatcaggaatttgtcagggagaaagaaatgaacCATCATAGGATGTGGCCAGGGCACTCCACAGTTCTTACAAGAAGTTCCATAGGCAATTCTTTGGCTGAGCCTTGAAATAGTAACCCTAGTACCCTTTACAAGTCTTAGTTTGAGATTAAGTACTGATTTACAGAAAGAAGCACCACATCCCAGACAATCTGCATAATCtcaattttcaattaaaatgttatatCCAGGCTTTTACACAGGACTTATCCAAGTACTGACTTCTCTTTACTTGGAACAGTCAGTAGTATTGCAACAGTGCTTTACTACCATAACCTCGTGATAACAAATTATGGGTGAAATGTTACTATTTGAGTCCAGGGGAAACattaatttgcatttctctgtgcCATTCCTAGTTTAGTATCGGTTAGAGAACAATATCCATCTGCAAACAGGAAACAAGCTTTGACGTCCTAATTTCCTACTCGCATGATTCTGTGAGTCATATAGGTCAAACTGTCAGCTCCAAAAATTTAGCTAAAGTTCAGGGAAACttaattttctctgcaaaatattatctttttattCAGCCTAACCTGAGTCAGTAAATAGATAAATGTAGTAGCTATAGGTGAATTTCCTCATTTGAGATTCAGAATACCAAATTCCCTTTTTACTATGGTAGCAACACAGTTACAATTTCCCTTGCCCatcagttttgggtttttcttttaatgtaggCTTCATTGTGGTGCTCATCACTGTCCCATCTGACCACTTAAATGTGGGATTAAGCTAATGCTCAAAATGTACGTGTGACTTCGGGAATGattgttttccccattttacTGATGAAGAAACTGAGGTACGAAGTTATCTAGCTCTCCTGTACTTAGCAATTCTAGAGTGCCTAGTTGTTCAGgattattaaatttttatttctcacttgGTAAATTGTAACAATAAGGCATACAGTTTCCAAAAAAGTAACCACAGATGGAGGAACTGCAAGAGATTGGAGAATTATGTATCTCCTAAAGGAAATAGAATCTCACTTTCAAATTCCTTATAAATCCTTTCTCTTTGAAGTCAAGCATTCTTTATTcacttttcaaaacacattgctgggtcatcatttaagagatttcttttacttctttgcTGAAGATGAAGTCCAACACTGAAGCTTACCTGCTGCATCCTGTGCTCTACTCCCTATATGCTCTGCCACAATGTATAGCATCTAATCAAGCATCAGTGGGAATAACTTCTGCATCATCTCTCCTTTACTATATgtgtaaagaataaaaagcaaagagggGAGCTACATCTTCTGTATGCACAAGAGTACTTTTTGAATTTGCTATTGTTATTGGCGATTTTCAAGAGTTGAAAGTGGATTGCAAGAACAGGCATTCGTCCTCTTTCCCATCTAGGAAAACTGATAAATACAGAGCTGCAGAACTGGGAACAGAGCTCAGGCCTCTGGATCTGCTGTCTCATGCCTAACTGTTACACAAACTTTCTGGCTGGTAAGGcatctgagaaaataaataattttgtatatgTATGTTCATTTAACTAGGATATAACTAACAGCATTAAAGAAACCAGAACACAAATAGGTAAACTGTAGCATAGTAGAGCTGTGTTGAGAGTCACTTCGGAGAATAACATACACAAACAAGATtgtctttcacttttctgttaTGACCACTAGACAAAAATGCTGCCTACTGTTCACTCCAGACATAAACCAACAAGATATAATACTTATCTCTATTACTGTGTCATAGGTACTGCTTTAAAATTTGCTGATATAATACCATCCACAGTTTAACAGTCAACCCCTTTCTGTTCAAATATGGCATATATTGATAGTGGGTAGATCACCTTTTCAACAAATATGCAGATTTCAGATCATAAAGCCACAGCTCTAATATACATAGAGGGAATTTTAGTAATGACAAAATCTGTCCATGATTCCCTTTAAAGTATACAAGATGGACACAAACGGTTTAAACCAGTTTTTGGTTTACATTGTGACTCTTGGGCTATTAACATTTCCTCCACACAAAGATTTCAGAAGCTGTGAACTTTTCCCTCTAACGCAGCTGAAGCTGATCTACAAATACCCTCTCACCTATTGGCTCAGCAATAGTACCCTTCCCCTCCATCAGAAAGGCTCTGGGATGTAATCCCACCCACAGTCTTCCTTATATAAGGAAGTTGGAAAACtacttcttcatttttgctttttggtcAGAGGTTGTCCATATCTTCCTTCCACAGTCTGGCAATGCCTGTGGATTTCAGTGGAACCTGGAACCTTATCAGCAATGACAACTTTGAAGGTTATATGGTGGCCTTAGGTAGGTGAAAATACCTGATACTaacctccttcccttcccccctaAGGGTCCTCCTGAATTTTGAGAGTCTGAGTTCTTCTAAAACCTAGATATTgttgaagcttttttttctgaaaaacaatggAAGCATCTTTGTTTATTGATAAACAGACAGCATTAACTATACTTTAGCCTGTCACCGAAGTGTCATTGCAGCTTTCAGGAATTTCTCAGCCCAATACTtgttaaaagcagaatttttgtATAGCTTTCATCAGAGACAGGGAAGAGTTTGCCTTGTCCACTcaatttctcttgcttttgaGCACAACCTTACAGAACCTATGTCTAGggttaattaaatattaagtaACAAAAAGAAGTGCTTGGGTATTTGCCACTTCCAGGCAGTTTTTTAGCTTAGTGTCATTTATCTTTAAACAGCTTACAAAATACTTCTCTCATTACTGTGACTCGTTGATAAGTCTCCCTAACTGTCCCTCTTCTGGAGTGCCTGAAGCTAACCTCTGACCTTGCTCAGATCTCTTATAGAGAGAGATTAATGGTGCTTTAATGGGGAACTAAGAAAGTTTGCGGTACTTTATTAGCTTTCTTGTACAAAACTCATTACAGACTGTGACAGCGGGCAATCTTGTGtgctgccttctcttctccctgcctctcccacccctttctgcctttttgaCTTGTGTCAACTGATGACCAGCAGTGTCCCTTGTTGGTTATGGTATACATAACTagaataaaatcagttttctggCTGTATCCATGCTGGGTGACCTACTTAAATTGTCTAGTTGGTATCTTTAACATGGTGAAAGAACTCTTCTGTTTCTAATCCTGCTGTgttattaattagaaaaaaagcaaggctgCTTCCATAATGAGAATTTATTCCTCAGTTTAAATACTAAGTAATATACTCTTAATGTGTTAATGTCTTCAAATGGAATAGAGATTCTGTCTGTTCCTTGATAAGAAACATTGTCCAGCTAAGtaagggctttttaaaatgaaatataactATCAATCTTGtgaaaaaagcaatttgttttcagCATGTAATTGGGGGaacttacttaaaaataaaggcaaagaaTCCTGTTGATGATTTACAACCTATCTTTAATTACTCCTGCTTGGTTGCCAGTATACTGAACAAAACAAGGACTGAAATAGATATTGTAGAGCTAGAATGAAAAACTCTTCTGCCAGGGTAAGTAGAGTGAGGATGCTAATATCCGATCGGCTGAGTAACGAGATGGTTATGGATAAGGATATGGCTATTCCAAGCCTAGCCTTTCCTTCAATTTAATACCTACCTCTAAATAATGGATTTGTAAGTAGTTTGTATTTATACGTTTTTATAACCATGTTAAGGCTTAATGGGTATGGCTGTTGCCAGTACTGACTTCAAACCCCTCTATGCTAAAATAAACTGGTAACCATGTGAAAACATGACTGACAGATTCTGACACTTCTGTAATGCATACAGTAATGAAGTCCCACTTCAAACACAGACTGCATAATGAGCCATATGGTTCAACACATGGTAGCTGAACACAGCCTGTCAAGAAGATCACAACCCCAGCCTGCATAAAGTGAGGAACTTCTAGTGGTCCtataaaattacagttttaatcTAGGTGATGAAAACAACTAAATTAATTAATACTCAGCCCTCCATTTTACCCATCCACCTTCCTGAAAACCTAATTCTGAGCATGCTATAGGGATGCAATGCAATTCAGCTGCCTGCCAAACAGATGGCCTGTTCctctaaagaaacaaacattcactacagaaatagaaaaaactCTAGGAGCACTGCTTTAAGCTCAGTATTACCAAGAACATCAGGATTCTGTTAAAGGTGACTGATCATTACAGATAACCAGGAAATCTTTTGACAAGTGTGATGTTTTCTAGTTGCACTTAAAAAGTGTTAATAGCAAGTGCCATGTCCTGAAAACAAGCCTgagtaatttattttaggaCTGCCCTTCATTTTACCCTATTTAAGGTATAGGGTGCAAAGACTTCTTGTTAATTCACATAATGCCTTTCCTCTGACAAAGGACGAGAATAGGCATTATTCCCTCTAGCTAAGCAGGGGATAAGTCTGAGACCAAGCTTGGGGTGTCTGTGCGGAGGAAACCAAATCTCCCTGACTCCTAAAAGGACTCTTTTGACTCAAAGTCCTAGAAATCTTGCATAGGAATTTTGCAACAATTGAGTAAACTGGTTTCCAAAGAGTAAAATGTACAAGAACATGACCTGATCTGTGTAACATacagctttaaacaaaaaacccaaacaacaaaaccgTGCATAGCAGCAAGGTCAAACTATCTAAGAAATGCTTCTAGTAGTAATAAAGGTAAGTTCTGGCTGTCAAAATGGCTGGTGATAAATACAACTCTGACCTTTTTGCCTCCTGTTGAAGGTATTGACTTTGCAACACGCAAGATAGCAAAAATGCTGAAGCCTCAGAAAGTGATCAAACAAGATGGTGATTCATTTTATATCCATACCACTAGCACATTCAGAGATTATTTGCTTCAATTCAAAATTGGAGAAGAGTTTGAAGAAGATAATAAAGGCCTGgataacagaaaatgcaaggtAAGACTGAATATATAAAATCAAGAGGTCATGACAAAATTAAGATGCCATGATCAATCCAGCTATGTGAGCTGAAATTGTTTCAAGAATACTACTTGCAATGCAATGCAGAGGTAGGAGCCTGAGCTATAGACAAGCAGTTTCACTTTCCCTCAGGAGTAGTATTTAGGTCCTCTTTTATCCAGGAAAAAAGGACATTGTCTACAAGTATATTGCAGAACTGAGACAAAGACAtacagaaacacttttttgtttcctcttccacagagccttgttacctgggaaaatGACAAACTTGTCTGTGTCCAGACTGGTGAGAAGAACAACAGGGGCTGGACTCACTGGCTTGAAGGAGATGACCTCCACCTGGTATTTACTTCAGATTTGTACTAATTCTATCTCTATATGACAAAAATAAGATCTGTAGTGTTGTCATGGTATGCACAAGTCGTCTTCTAGCTCTGTAGTATTAGTAATGGACGGTACATAGCGAGCACatgctgctttgattttagTTTAGCTGGAACAACTTCATTGTTTCACTGTCTTGTACAGTTAAATTCAGAATGTTAAGCATAACCTATTAGCATGGCAGCAGAGTGGTGGTCAGTAGTCATGGCAAAGGATCTATgttcacttttaaaagcagttccTTTGATTACTATATACATCTAtacttttgtttggttttttttggtaggagCTTCGTTGTGAGAATCAAGTATGTAAACAGGTCTTCAAGAGAGCTTGAAGATGTGTACTGGCTCCTACATGGAGAGACAGCTATATACAGGAGACTATGCATCCTCATGTCCAGTGATGGCTGTACAGACAAGAACTGATTCCTTGTACCTATTAACCTAAACGGTCTGATGTTTCCGGCTCAGGAAATAAGTCTGCTGTTGCCAGTGTTAAAGATCTGATTTTTGCTAATAAAtgccccaaaccaaaccaatcTTAAGTACCTGACTTCTGAATGTgtttttggagggggaaaaaaaacaaacaacccaaaacataAGTGATATGGCTTGGGTCTCTAGTTAACTAACGGTCTAaatcaaaacaaggaaaaactgCCTAAAGGGGCATGCCAACATCAAACAAAACAGAGGGGGAAGGATGGTAGAGAAGTGAAGATAAAGGAAGCAGACAACAAAGGATACAGATTTATTATTCAAGATGCTTCTCTTTCAGGTGCAGACTAGTAGTTAATTCCACTTGCTTGTATCTTAAATGTGTAATGTAAGGTCCTATACTGTGCCATAGCTGCTTTGTTCTCAACATAAAGTTCACCTTACCAGAGGAAACCAGCCTCTGATCAAATCCTAAACGATGAAGATAGGTCTGAGTAATCCATGTAGATTCCAGTCTGCAAAATAATTGAACTCTATAAGCACATATACGGAGTGAAAACAATGCTTCTTTAGTTAAGATTTGTTTGCATACATCTGTTCGATTagcttaaatgtttttctttttgacctTGTGGTATATTGCATAGAGAAGTAGGTTTTATTCTGCCTCATGTAAACACATGTAAGTGGTCAGATCAACTTGGTAGTTACATGTCAAATGAGTTGCTGCATATTGTTGGTAACACTAACATTGCAGGGATCTTGTCACtagtggaaagagaaaagagtttGATTAAATCTAGCATGAGCTTAGTAACTTAATTactttccatggaaaaaaaaatttctaaagtAATCCCTGACATTTTAGAACATAAGTAGCACCACCACCTTTCTGACACTTCATGTCAGTTCAGAATTCTTAAAGCTGTCaccagaggcagagaaaatctgTTGAAGCTTGGAGGGCTTTTTGTTAGGTTGAACCCCCCATATAATTACTAGAGGCCTATGTAAATTTAAGCTAGTTtccaaaatatgaagaaaagaacTAGTATTCTTTATACAGTTAGGGAAATTTGGGGGACCAGCAGTAAAATGCCTGGTGCTTATTCTGTGGATCCTGACAGTGTCTTCCTTCTGGAACTGAGCAGTTTTCacttatttgaaaacaaaattactgttACCATGTTATTCtaatataaataacaaattcACGCAGCAGACCTACTCTGTCCCATCCATCAGCAACAGCCACGCAGACTTGGCTGCTCCACTAGATGGCACCTCTGGAACGTATTGCATCGTTAGCTAAATTGTAGAGGTTCCCAACAGCAGTACTTTAAGTGTGAAATATTGCAGATACTGTCAAACCCCACAGCTTTTAAGCTGTGCACTCCAAGAAGATATGCATGAGAAGCAATACAGAAAGGCAATGATGACCTTAAGAACTCTATTAGTACAAAGAGAGACTCCAAgtagaaatcagaaaaatgcaaCCTTAGAAACCTGTATGACGAGAAGTATGATTCATTAGTAAGGCTGCTATTAGGAAGTCCTTACTATTAGAAATATAGAAGAGTTATTattgatattatttttttattgctaccTTCCTACTTCAAATTTCTGATTTGAAAGCAGGTAATACTATGCAGAACTTGCTTGAGGATGCTTTGGAGATCTTGAGGATGAGAGAAGCTACTACAGTGACAAAACCGCTTATCCTAATTTCATTTATATCCTAACCAATTCACATGCTTtcacaaaatacaaattaaacaTCTTGAAATGcaaggtgaaaaaagaaagggagcagTCACATGTTCTGGAagtgggcaaaaaaaaaaagacagacattaaGATAGCCTTTGCCAAGAAGATATGCACTTGAACTATAGAACTGAAGGACAAGAACAAAACTCCCTGGAGAAGCACTTGAAGGGTTTTATTCAAAGGTGTTTCAGACCACTTCAATTATCTTACACTGTTGCTTTGATGGTGAAACTTTTTCATCAGCCAACCTCTGAGGTTTTTTAGTGCAACTGCTGACTGTGTACTATAGATGATTTTAAGGAATACTAGCTGCATATGAAAGTACTTTATAGATAGGAACACAACAGAAATGTGTTGCCTCCTGGGTTCTACAATCAAAACAGACAATGGAAAACCAAAAGAACAGCCAGGATTCACAGTCTCTAAAACACTTTCTCTAATgatgatatgaaaaaaaaagttatacaaGTGATATATGAAAATGTAAGGAGTTGTATCACTGAATGTCATTTGCTATTACTGTTTCTAAAAGTTGGTCTTCGTGACATATTTATACAGACTACTTTTAAACAGAACACGTAACTCTTTTCCCTGACATCATCAGAAGTACCTTTAAGGTTACTAATTTTTACTCAAAAGCTTTTAAGACATAAATTTGTGTGTAGTCTCCTAATAATTTTCTTGCATGCTATTCTGTGCAATGACTATATAATATGGAATAAACCAACAATTTAGCATAAGAACAAACCAGCAAATGAAATCACATAAAAGCCTGTGCTTTGGCTTATAGACCCAACTccattgcaaaaaaaacccaaaccaaccaaaatgaaacataatCCTAAAACgataaagaaacacaaaatgaagcATAATCTAAAAATCACAGGTAACAATACACATATGTTCTACAAAAAGACtggcacatatatatattatgatataattatttacaaaagaaTTTGTTTCCCATTCTGAGCACCTTGGTTAAGTCATCAAATACATTGTTTTTGTTCAAACACCTTTAAATCAATACAGTACATTAAGGAAGATCTACGCTGAAACACAAGACCAAATATCATGTCTGCCTCATATatggataaaaaaaatctgataaattttattgctttataaTTATTTGCAGTGCTTATGGAAATATGTCTTAATTTTATCCCTTGTTAACGCAGATCAGTTTGCTTCCATCTTAAGAACATCCTGTTGTCCCTCTTTTATGGGATTCTTTCACTTGCTGAGTCAAACTACACTGCACTGC
This is a stretch of genomic DNA from Gymnogyps californianus isolate 813 chromosome 21, ASM1813914v2, whole genome shotgun sequence. It encodes these proteins:
- the RBP7 gene encoding retinoid-binding protein 7 gives rise to the protein MPVDFSGTWNLISNDNFEGYMVALGIDFATRKIAKMLKPQKVIKQDGDSFYIHTTSTFRDYLLQFKIGEEFEEDNKGLDNRKCKSLVTWENDKLVCVQTGEKNNRGWTHWLEGDDLHLELRCENQVCKQVFKRA